From Chromohalobacter canadensis, one genomic window encodes:
- a CDS encoding UxaA family hydrolase: MQLINTTPPVIRLNTVDNVGVATRAVPEGLPLGVDECVARHNIDAGHKVALIPLAEGDNVIKYGQVIGRASREIAVGEHVHTHNVAMLERDTALEGFEPFPRTQVSDSGRTFMGYHRPNGQVGTRNYIGILSTVNCSATVAKVAAERLNADGEIAALGFDGVVPITHGSGCAMNTESEGFAFLERVIAGYARHPNFAHVVIIGLGCETNQVKQLVEKSGLEDAARLAYFNIQQVGGTRASIQMACDKVLDMARSHERDERRPAPLHHLSVALQCGGSDGYSGITANPALGHAADLIVRHGGSAILSETPEIYGAEHLLLDRAVNVDVARKLLARIAWWKHYTEINGAELNNNPSPGNKAGGLSTILEKSLGAVAKGGASSLNDVLEYAEPLKVPGFNFMDSPGYDPVSVTGQIASGATLVCFTTGRGSVSGFKPAPCLKLATNTHMYETMHEDMDLNCGAIIDGEVSVEEMGEAIFERIVAVASGDASASESLGYGSNEFVPWMVGAIT, translated from the coding sequence ATGCAACTCATCAACACGACTCCGCCGGTTATCAGACTCAACACGGTCGATAATGTGGGGGTCGCCACGCGTGCCGTTCCGGAAGGCTTGCCGCTCGGTGTCGACGAGTGCGTGGCACGTCATAATATCGATGCTGGGCACAAGGTGGCGCTGATACCGCTCGCTGAGGGTGACAACGTCATCAAGTACGGTCAGGTCATCGGCCGGGCGAGCCGCGAGATCGCCGTCGGCGAACACGTGCATACCCATAATGTTGCTATGCTCGAGCGCGATACGGCGCTGGAGGGCTTCGAGCCTTTTCCGCGCACGCAGGTGAGTGATTCGGGGCGCACCTTCATGGGCTATCACCGCCCCAATGGTCAGGTGGGTACGCGCAACTACATCGGTATTCTGTCGACCGTGAATTGCTCGGCGACCGTGGCCAAGGTCGCCGCCGAACGACTCAATGCAGATGGTGAGATTGCGGCGTTGGGGTTTGATGGCGTGGTGCCGATTACCCACGGCTCGGGCTGCGCGATGAATACCGAGTCCGAGGGCTTTGCATTTCTCGAGCGGGTCATCGCGGGCTATGCGCGGCATCCCAACTTCGCGCACGTGGTCATCATCGGGTTGGGCTGTGAGACCAACCAGGTCAAGCAACTGGTGGAGAAGTCGGGGCTGGAAGATGCCGCGCGCCTGGCCTACTTCAACATTCAGCAGGTCGGCGGTACGCGCGCGAGCATCCAGATGGCGTGTGACAAGGTGCTGGACATGGCGCGTAGTCATGAACGCGATGAGCGCCGCCCCGCGCCGCTCCATCACTTGAGCGTAGCGCTGCAATGTGGTGGCTCGGACGGTTACTCGGGGATCACTGCCAATCCGGCGCTGGGGCACGCCGCCGATCTGATCGTGCGTCATGGGGGCAGCGCGATCCTGAGCGAAACGCCGGAGATCTACGGCGCCGAGCATCTGCTGCTGGATCGCGCGGTGAATGTAGACGTTGCGCGTAAGCTGCTGGCACGTATCGCTTGGTGGAAGCATTACACCGAGATCAACGGCGCGGAACTCAATAACAACCCGTCGCCGGGTAATAAGGCCGGTGGCCTGTCGACGATTCTGGAAAAATCGCTGGGCGCGGTGGCCAAGGGTGGGGCATCGAGCTTGAACGATGTGCTCGAGTACGCCGAGCCGCTCAAGGTGCCAGGCTTCAATTTCATGGACAGTCCCGGCTATGACCCGGTCTCGGTTACCGGCCAGATTGCCTCGGGGGCGACCTTGGTGTGCTTTACCACCGGGCGTGGCTCGGTCTCCGGCTTCAAGCCGGCGCCGTGCCTCAAGCTGGCCACCAATACGCACATGTATGAGACCATGCATGAGGATATGGATCTCAACTGCGGGGCCATCATCGACGGTGAAGTCTCGGTGGAGGAAATGGGCGAGGCGATCTTCGAACGGATCGTCGCCGTCGCGTCCGGCGACGCCAGTGCCAGCGAATCGCTGGGCTATGGCAGCAATGAATTCGTGCCTTGGATGGTTGGCGCGATCACCTGA
- a CDS encoding TRAP transporter substrate-binding protein, translating into MTTTTTTRFVSVVGGAFIGLTALSASAATEMPPLPDVKGDKVQADGDFKIKFSIGTTESGAQYRGLQYFEKIVEQRSDGNIQVDLFPGAQLGDDREATSALQAGTLEMTMPSTSPLVNMFPQFAVFDLPFLFPQPEMADAVLDGEIGQQMLEDASSQGLVAIGWGENGYRQLTNSQQPVEKPEDLDGLKIRTMENDLHLDIWRTLGANPTPMSFAELFTALEQGVVDGQENPWITIESSKFNEVQDYATETNHVYTPFITLVSARFWDRLPEDYQELVRDAATKMGDYQREVSRTLNDQIKQDLKDSGMQITELSPEQVKVFQDTLEPVYEDWRDQIGGELIDDIRGQVQQAQEQE; encoded by the coding sequence ATGACAACAACCACAACGACACGCTTTGTTTCGGTCGTCGGCGGCGCCTTTATCGGCTTGACCGCACTGAGCGCCTCCGCGGCGACCGAAATGCCCCCGCTGCCCGATGTCAAAGGCGACAAGGTGCAAGCCGATGGCGACTTCAAGATCAAATTCAGCATCGGTACCACAGAATCCGGCGCGCAATACCGCGGCCTTCAATATTTCGAGAAGATCGTCGAACAACGCAGTGACGGGAACATCCAAGTAGATCTCTTCCCCGGCGCTCAGTTGGGCGATGATCGCGAAGCCACCAGCGCACTGCAGGCGGGGACGCTGGAAATGACCATGCCGTCTACCTCACCGCTGGTGAACATGTTCCCGCAGTTCGCCGTCTTCGACCTGCCGTTCCTGTTCCCTCAGCCGGAAATGGCGGATGCCGTGCTCGATGGCGAGATCGGCCAGCAGATGCTCGAAGATGCATCCTCTCAGGGCCTGGTCGCCATCGGCTGGGGCGAGAATGGCTATCGTCAGTTGACCAACAGCCAGCAACCCGTCGAAAAGCCGGAAGACCTCGATGGCTTGAAGATCCGCACCATGGAAAACGATCTTCACCTGGATATCTGGCGGACACTGGGCGCCAACCCCACGCCGATGTCCTTCGCGGAATTGTTCACGGCGCTTGAGCAAGGTGTCGTCGATGGTCAGGAAAACCCCTGGATCACCATCGAATCGTCCAAGTTCAACGAAGTGCAGGACTACGCCACCGAAACCAACCACGTCTACACGCCGTTTATCACCCTGGTCTCCGCTCGCTTCTGGGACCGTCTGCCGGAAGACTATCAAGAGCTGGTTCGCGACGCGGCCACCAAGATGGGCGACTACCAGCGTGAAGTCAGCCGTACGCTGAACGATCAGATCAAGCAGGACCTGAAAGATTCAGGCATGCAGATCACCGAGCTCAGCCCCGAGCAGGTCAAGGTCTTCCAGGACACACTGGAACCGGTCTATGAAGATTGGCGCGACCAGATCGGCGGCGAGCTGATCGATGATATCCGCGGGCAGGTGCAGCAGGCACAAGAGCAAGAATAA
- a CDS encoding tripartite tricarboxylate transporter TctB family protein: MKDFLLGLAFMAAGAIVYLVAQQFPTMPSLQYGPSLFPSLIGGGFMIGGLILAISHVGALKGIGHGMTWRMDREQLRNTLLSTLPGLAIVFYILASEWLGALLSLALIMFVLMLARRTSPLLAFGVSLVAALIIDLLFSRYLLIPLPEGVLSIWG; this comes from the coding sequence ATGAAAGACTTCCTTCTCGGCCTCGCGTTCATGGCAGCGGGCGCTATCGTCTATCTCGTGGCCCAGCAGTTCCCCACCATGCCGAGCCTGCAGTATGGGCCTTCACTGTTTCCCTCCCTCATCGGGGGAGGGTTCATGATAGGTGGCCTGATACTCGCAATCAGTCATGTCGGGGCACTCAAGGGCATCGGGCACGGTATGACCTGGCGCATGGACCGTGAGCAGTTGCGCAACACGCTGCTTTCTACCCTGCCGGGACTCGCCATCGTTTTCTATATTCTCGCCAGCGAGTGGTTGGGCGCCCTGCTCAGTCTCGCCTTGATCATGTTCGTATTGATGCTGGCACGACGCACGTCGCCTCTGCTGGCATTTGGCGTTTCCCTCGTCGCAGCGCTGATCATCGATCTTCTGTTCTCTCGCTATCTGCTCATTCCCCTTCCCGAGGGCGTTTTGAGCATCTGGGGGTAA
- a CDS encoding Ldh family oxidoreductase: MTTYSSTQLQELLTALFEEAGAHREIADATADVLVEGDLLGHHTHGIKLANGYLKDLKAGKASGDPDTLEMTENSPVAAVIDGHYVLGPYLVRRTLEHARQAAEGFGIGIVTLKRSHHIACLAAYLRPLVERDLVPIVLSSDPAVASVAPYGGVTPVYTPNPLAIGIPGRDNPMLIDVSMSSITNGTVNKTRAEGGKLAHPAILTNRGTVSDDPEDFFTTPPGSILPLGGQAFGHKGFALGLMIEALTSALGGFGRKDAPTQWGASATVMVIDPARFGGIDAFVEETDFLTRRCLDAERADPEVAVRLPGQSGLAKRQRYLREGIPLPDDVVDSLRQAVAGSTLADGSLSRALGL; this comes from the coding sequence ATGACCACCTACTCATCTACACAACTTCAGGAGCTCTTGACGGCCCTCTTCGAGGAGGCCGGCGCGCATCGAGAAATCGCCGACGCTACTGCTGACGTGCTGGTCGAGGGCGATCTTCTCGGTCACCACACACATGGCATCAAGCTCGCGAATGGTTATCTCAAGGACCTCAAGGCCGGTAAAGCGAGCGGCGACCCCGACACGCTAGAGATGACGGAAAATAGCCCCGTGGCCGCCGTAATCGATGGACACTATGTGTTAGGACCGTACCTGGTCAGGCGTACTCTGGAACACGCACGGCAAGCGGCCGAGGGCTTTGGCATCGGCATCGTCACGCTCAAGCGCTCCCATCACATCGCTTGCCTGGCAGCCTATCTGCGCCCCCTCGTCGAACGCGATCTGGTGCCCATCGTGCTCAGCTCGGACCCCGCAGTGGCCTCGGTCGCGCCCTATGGCGGGGTAACGCCCGTGTACACACCGAACCCGCTGGCCATCGGCATCCCAGGCCGCGACAACCCCATGCTGATCGATGTCAGCATGTCGAGCATCACCAACGGCACCGTCAACAAGACACGTGCCGAAGGCGGCAAGCTCGCGCACCCCGCCATCCTCACCAATCGGGGAACGGTCAGCGACGACCCCGAGGATTTTTTCACCACCCCGCCCGGCAGCATTTTGCCGCTCGGCGGCCAGGCCTTCGGCCACAAAGGGTTCGCCCTGGGCTTGATGATCGAGGCGCTGACCTCGGCTCTCGGCGGCTTCGGTCGCAAGGACGCCCCGACCCAATGGGGTGCATCGGCAACGGTGATGGTCATCGATCCGGCGCGTTTCGGGGGCATTGATGCCTTCGTCGAGGAAACCGACTTCCTCACCCGGCGCTGTCTCGATGCGGAGCGCGCCGACCCCGAGGTCGCGGTACGCCTACCCGGCCAGTCCGGCCTCGCCAAGCGTCAGCGGTATCTACGCGAGGGAATTCCACTACCCGATGATGTCGTCGACTCGCTACGCCAGGCCGTCGCCGGCTCGACATTGGCAGACGGTTCGTTGAGTCGCGCACTGGGGTTATGA
- a CDS encoding GntR family transcriptional regulator: MARSLKEQLYRVVRQAIEDGRLEPGLVLLEGHLAEHFAMSRSPVRQTLARLHEEGRICRFEGRGYQVGAQPGDAVRRSLGKGDFRASRIERTDTWRAHAESVERDVVLCSMKGRFELNELQLARSLSVSRTLTHRILLYLQSIGVVEKVKYSSWTVVPLDDTRLHDLYQARRQLEPFMMTRAAETLSDADIQRYLTRLDDAARDYPRVPSALLDALENDLHHEALMRGNNAEIMTMLRRTRPILLISKHLLGSSIELPSVAPFFDEHRHVFEKARARHGEAAGRALEEHLARSESQVQTRLADFRDAGALEVPNYLREVEPS; the protein is encoded by the coding sequence ATGGCCAGATCGTTGAAGGAGCAACTTTACCGGGTAGTCCGCCAGGCCATCGAGGATGGGCGTCTCGAGCCAGGATTGGTGCTGCTGGAAGGACATCTCGCCGAGCATTTTGCGATGAGCCGTTCGCCGGTACGCCAGACCTTGGCTCGCCTCCACGAGGAAGGCCGAATCTGTCGCTTCGAAGGGCGTGGCTACCAGGTGGGGGCGCAACCCGGCGATGCGGTGCGCCGCTCGCTGGGTAAAGGCGATTTTCGCGCCTCGCGTATCGAACGCACGGATACCTGGCGTGCGCATGCCGAAAGCGTAGAGCGCGACGTGGTGCTGTGCTCGATGAAAGGGCGCTTCGAACTCAATGAACTGCAGCTGGCGCGCTCGTTGTCGGTGAGCCGGACCCTGACGCATCGCATTCTGCTGTATCTGCAAAGCATCGGGGTGGTGGAAAAGGTCAAGTACAGCAGTTGGACGGTGGTGCCGCTGGATGACACGCGCCTGCACGATCTTTACCAGGCACGGCGTCAGCTAGAGCCGTTCATGATGACCCGTGCCGCCGAGACGCTGAGTGACGCGGACATACAGCGTTACCTGACGCGCCTGGACGATGCCGCACGCGATTATCCTCGGGTGCCCAGCGCATTGCTCGATGCCCTCGAGAATGATCTGCACCATGAGGCGCTGATGCGGGGCAACAACGCCGAAATCATGACCATGTTGCGTCGCACGCGGCCAATTCTATTGATCAGCAAGCACCTATTGGGCTCGTCGATCGAATTGCCCAGCGTGGCACCGTTCTTCGACGAGCATCGGCATGTGTTCGAAAAGGCTCGGGCCCGTCACGGCGAAGCGGCGGGGCGCGCCCTCGAAGAACACTTGGCACGCTCCGAATCCCAGGTGCAGACGCGCCTGGCCGATTTCCGCGATGCCGGTGCGCTTGAAGTGCCGAATTATCTGCGCGAGGTCGAGCCTTCCTGA
- a CDS encoding NAD(P)-dependent oxidoreductase, whose amino-acid sequence MKQGKRMQGIKTIGVIGTGLMGAPMARRLAEEGHRVRAWNRTPDKTETLREYGIEIAHSANDAATDADLVMVMLSSGPVCDDVLLGDDGVIAHMAPDAILVVMSSIPVETARGQAQAAKAAGVGYLDAPVSGGERGAIDGTLAIMVGGEADTYARARALFSPLGRDVHVGPVGSGQLAKLANQTIVANTIATVAEALLLAERGGADPGKVREALLGGFADSTILQVHGERMLKEDFRPGGPAKWQWKDTQTAQALADELSLELPVSRLVDGLFADMVAHGDGELDHSALIRELRRRNGERPS is encoded by the coding sequence ATGAAACAAGGTAAACGCATGCAAGGCATCAAAACCATCGGCGTCATCGGCACCGGCCTCATGGGCGCGCCGATGGCCCGCCGTCTCGCCGAGGAGGGCCATCGGGTCCGCGCCTGGAACCGCACGCCCGACAAGACAGAGACACTGCGCGAGTACGGTATCGAAATAGCCCATTCGGCGAACGATGCCGCCACCGACGCCGACCTCGTCATGGTCATGCTCAGCTCGGGACCGGTATGCGATGACGTCTTGCTAGGCGACGACGGCGTAATCGCCCACATGGCGCCCGATGCGATTCTGGTGGTGATGAGTTCGATCCCGGTCGAGACCGCCAGGGGACAGGCCCAGGCCGCCAAGGCAGCGGGCGTCGGCTATCTGGATGCACCGGTGTCCGGTGGCGAGCGCGGCGCCATCGACGGCACGCTGGCGATCATGGTCGGCGGCGAAGCGGACACCTACGCGCGAGCGCGGGCGCTATTCTCCCCCCTCGGGCGCGACGTACATGTCGGCCCCGTCGGGAGTGGCCAACTTGCCAAGCTGGCCAATCAAACGATCGTCGCCAATACCATCGCCACGGTAGCCGAAGCCTTGCTGCTCGCCGAACGCGGCGGCGCCGACCCTGGCAAGGTGCGTGAGGCCTTGCTGGGCGGCTTCGCCGATTCGACGATCCTCCAAGTCCACGGCGAGCGCATGCTCAAGGAAGATTTCCGCCCCGGCGGGCCCGCCAAATGGCAGTGGAAGGACACGCAAACCGCCCAAGCACTCGCGGATGAGCTATCGCTTGAGCTTCCGGTATCGCGCCTGGTGGACGGCCTATTCGCCGATATGGTCGCGCACGGCGACGGCGAGCTGGACCATAGCGCTCTGATCCGCGAATTGCGGCGGCGCAACGGCGAACGCCCGAGCTGA
- a CDS encoding L-fuconate dehydratase, whose product MTTITHLQARDIRFPTSRQLDGSDAMNAAPDYSATYVTLTTDADDAHQGHGLTFTIGRGNDVCVKGVEALASRIVGRDLETITADMGTFWRDLTSGDSQLRWLGPEKGVMHLAAAAIVNAVWDLWAKREGKPVWKLLADMSPEQLVQCLDFRFVTDALTPQEAIALLKRKEAGKGEREAHMRAEGYPGYTTSAGWLGYSEDKMRRLAREALAEGWTHFKQKVGGNLEEDRQRARILREEIGWNRELMMDANQMWDVDEAIANMRDLAEFDPLWIEEPTSPDDILGHAEIRRRLDPMGVATGEHCHNRVMFKQLLQADAIDYCQIDAARLGGLNEVILVLLMAAKFDVPVCPHGGGVGLCEYTQHISLFDYIAVSGSLDGRILEYVDHLHEHFIDPVRIHRGRYQVPEAPGYSITMHDDSLERHRYPDGEAWHAASNEN is encoded by the coding sequence ATGACCACGATTACCCACCTGCAAGCGCGCGATATTCGCTTTCCCACCTCTCGGCAGCTCGATGGCTCGGACGCCATGAACGCGGCGCCGGATTATTCGGCCACCTACGTGACCCTGACCACCGATGCCGACGATGCCCATCAAGGTCATGGCCTGACCTTCACCATCGGGCGTGGCAACGATGTCTGCGTCAAAGGCGTCGAGGCGCTGGCCTCGCGCATCGTGGGACGCGACCTCGAGACAATCACCGCCGACATGGGCACCTTCTGGCGCGACCTTACAAGCGGTGATAGCCAACTGCGCTGGTTGGGCCCGGAAAAGGGCGTCATGCACCTGGCGGCAGCGGCCATCGTCAACGCCGTATGGGACCTATGGGCCAAGCGCGAAGGCAAGCCGGTCTGGAAGCTGCTGGCGGACATGTCCCCCGAGCAATTGGTCCAGTGCCTGGATTTCCGTTTCGTCACCGACGCTCTGACGCCGCAGGAAGCCATCGCCTTGCTCAAGCGCAAGGAAGCCGGCAAAGGCGAGCGCGAAGCCCACATGCGCGCCGAGGGGTATCCCGGCTATACCACTTCCGCTGGCTGGCTCGGCTACTCCGAGGACAAGATGCGGCGCCTGGCGCGCGAAGCGCTGGCCGAAGGCTGGACGCATTTCAAGCAGAAGGTCGGCGGCAACCTTGAGGAGGATCGCCAGCGCGCCCGCATCCTGCGCGAGGAAATCGGCTGGAACCGTGAGTTGATGATGGACGCCAACCAGATGTGGGACGTGGACGAAGCCATCGCCAACATGCGTGATCTGGCGGAATTCGATCCGCTGTGGATCGAAGAACCCACCAGCCCCGACGACATCCTCGGCCATGCCGAAATTCGTCGCCGGCTCGATCCCATGGGCGTCGCCACCGGCGAGCACTGCCATAACCGCGTGATGTTCAAGCAGCTGCTACAGGCCGACGCCATCGACTATTGCCAGATCGATGCCGCACGGCTGGGTGGACTCAACGAAGTGATCCTGGTGCTGCTGATGGCCGCCAAGTTTGACGTGCCGGTCTGCCCGCACGGCGGTGGCGTGGGGCTGTGCGAGTACACCCAGCACATCTCGCTGTTCGACTATATCGCCGTCTCCGGCTCGCTGGACGGCCGTATCCTGGAATACGTCGACCACCTTCACGAGCATTTCATCGATCCGGTGCGCATTCACCGAGGCCGTTATCAGGTCCCTGAAGCCCCCGGTTACAGCATCACCATGCATGACGACTCACTCGAACGCCATCGCTACCCCGACGGAGAGGCCTGGCATGCGGCTTCCAACGAAAATTAA
- a CDS encoding tripartite tricarboxylate transporter permease, whose translation MDAFLQGLALVFNFQTLLVIAGAAIFGVFVGAVPGLTATMAVALLVPITFYMDPTPAIAAIVTTSAMAIFAGDIPGTYLNIPGTPASAAYVGESHQLARQGRARETLGTNLVCSMFGGLFGTLVLVFVSPSLAEVALKFSSFEYFWLALLGLSCSIFISIGSKTKAFLSLLVGLLLSTVGLDMMSGAPRFTFGIPDLMAGINFIPVMIGMFALNELMSFYGSSNEGRNVPAVHKDEVFSSVPKHLKRYWRNLLRGSSTGTLIGALPGAGADIAAWISYAMGKSRSKNRDAYGTGHIEGIVDASSANNSGISGAWVPALVFGIPGDSITAIVIGVLYMKGMNPGPTIFMDGGGLVYALFTVFFIANLIMLPIGYIAIRSAKVFILTPRKILMPIILCFCIVGAFAINNAVTDVWIMLIIGLVAFILARNDFPMAPAILGLVLGGTLENNFMSSMLKSNGDLLSFFSRPISAGLGAMVILIWFLPLFIRLYRRYRGAAQSPRTP comes from the coding sequence ATGGATGCATTTCTGCAAGGCCTGGCGCTGGTCTTCAATTTCCAGACGCTGCTGGTGATCGCCGGCGCGGCCATTTTCGGCGTCTTCGTGGGCGCCGTGCCCGGGCTGACCGCCACCATGGCCGTCGCCCTGCTGGTCCCCATCACCTTTTACATGGACCCGACGCCAGCCATCGCGGCTATCGTCACCACGTCGGCGATGGCGATCTTTGCCGGCGACATTCCCGGGACCTATCTCAATATTCCCGGTACGCCCGCCTCGGCTGCCTATGTCGGCGAATCGCACCAACTGGCACGACAAGGGCGCGCACGCGAAACGCTGGGTACCAACCTGGTGTGCTCGATGTTCGGTGGGTTGTTCGGCACGCTGGTGCTGGTCTTCGTATCGCCTTCACTCGCCGAGGTCGCGCTCAAGTTCAGCTCGTTCGAGTATTTCTGGCTGGCCTTGCTGGGTCTGAGCTGCTCGATCTTCATTTCCATCGGTTCCAAGACCAAGGCCTTCCTGTCCTTGCTGGTGGGGCTGCTGCTTTCCACCGTAGGCCTCGACATGATGAGTGGCGCCCCGCGTTTCACGTTCGGCATTCCGGATCTGATGGCAGGCATCAACTTCATTCCGGTGATGATCGGCATGTTCGCGCTCAATGAGCTGATGAGCTTCTACGGCTCGAGCAACGAGGGCCGCAACGTCCCCGCGGTACACAAGGACGAGGTCTTCAGCAGCGTTCCCAAGCATCTCAAACGCTACTGGCGCAACCTGTTACGCGGGAGTTCGACCGGCACCCTGATCGGCGCGCTGCCCGGCGCCGGTGCGGACATCGCGGCGTGGATTTCCTACGCCATGGGCAAGAGCCGCTCGAAAAACCGGGACGCCTACGGCACCGGCCACATCGAAGGCATCGTCGATGCCAGCTCGGCCAACAATTCCGGCATCAGCGGCGCCTGGGTGCCGGCGCTGGTCTTCGGCATCCCCGGGGATTCGATCACCGCTATCGTCATCGGCGTGCTGTACATGAAGGGCATGAACCCCGGCCCCACCATCTTCATGGACGGTGGCGGCCTGGTCTACGCCCTGTTCACGGTGTTCTTCATCGCCAACCTGATCATGCTGCCCATCGGCTATATCGCCATTCGCTCGGCCAAGGTCTTCATCCTGACACCGCGTAAGATATTGATGCCGATCATCCTGTGTTTCTGCATCGTCGGCGCCTTTGCCATCAACAACGCCGTTACCGATGTGTGGATCATGCTGATCATTGGCTTGGTCGCGTTCATCCTGGCACGCAATGACTTCCCCATGGCCCCCGCCATTCTGGGTCTGGTACTCGGCGGCACGCTGGAGAACAACTTCATGAGTTCGATGCTCAAGAGCAACGGCGACCTGCTCAGCTTCTTCTCGCGCCCGATCAGCGCGGGCCTGGGCGCCATGGTCATCCTGATCTGGTTCCTGCCGTTGTTCATTCGTCTCTATCGCCGTTATCGCGGCGCCGCCCAATCCCCGAGGACGCCATGA
- the lspA gene encoding signal peptidase II: MSTYGSRLAEKAHEPGKAMRWLWLSLLLLFVDQASKYLASTMLAHGESVPAAPFFNWVHRHNTGAAFSFLADVGGWQQPLFIGLALVISILLVYWLWRSPRVLSYRLALSAILGGALGNVADRLRLGYVEDFLDFHYAQWHWPSFNLADVWIFLGVALFIWAEIRHQPGSRRR, translated from the coding sequence ATGTCTACTTATGGCAGTCGGCTCGCAGAGAAAGCCCACGAGCCGGGAAAGGCGATGCGCTGGCTGTGGCTCTCGCTCCTGTTACTGTTTGTCGATCAGGCGAGCAAGTACCTTGCCAGCACCATGCTAGCGCATGGTGAAAGCGTGCCTGCCGCACCCTTCTTCAATTGGGTCCACCGCCACAATACGGGGGCGGCCTTCAGCTTTCTCGCGGATGTCGGCGGTTGGCAGCAGCCGCTTTTCATCGGACTGGCCCTGGTTATCTCGATATTACTGGTGTACTGGCTTTGGCGTTCACCACGCGTACTGAGTTATCGGCTCGCCCTCAGTGCGATCCTCGGCGGCGCGTTGGGCAATGTCGCAGATCGCTTGCGGTTAGGCTACGTAGAGGATTTTCTCGATTTTCACTATGCCCAGTGGCACTGGCCATCGTTCAACCTAGCGGACGTATGGATCTTCCTCGGTGTCGCCCTCTTTATTTGGGCGGAAATACGACATCAACCAGGCAGCCGCCGCCGCTGA
- a CDS encoding tripartite tricarboxylate transporter substrate binding protein: MLKLHNKAGLASIAVLLSAFAGPALADYPEKPITIIVPWAAGGGTDATARTIAKAMEEELGATINVVNRTGGSGVVGHSAIARANPDGYTLGLVTGEINMMHWQGLTDLTYRDYTPIAQINYDYAGVQVATDGPFEDLEDLVQTVGEQPKGTYNASGTGQGGVWHLAFAGFLMDQGMEPDRVTWIPSQGAAPAMTELAAGGIDIVPSSVPEGRSMIESGRAASLGIMAPERLDSFPDVPTIQEAIGSDYQIGEWRGIAGPKGMDPEIVSTLEDALEAAYNSDTYQGFMAKQGFGTEWRNAEDFGQLMEDMDERFGKIVEQVGLAK; the protein is encoded by the coding sequence ATGCTCAAACTGCACAATAAAGCCGGACTCGCCAGCATCGCCGTCCTGCTCTCCGCATTCGCCGGCCCGGCTCTCGCCGACTACCCGGAAAAACCCATTACCATCATCGTCCCCTGGGCTGCCGGCGGCGGTACCGATGCCACCGCGCGGACCATCGCCAAGGCCATGGAAGAAGAACTCGGTGCGACAATCAACGTCGTCAACCGTACCGGCGGCAGCGGCGTGGTGGGCCACAGCGCCATTGCCCGCGCCAACCCCGACGGCTACACGCTCGGCTTGGTCACGGGCGAGATCAATATGATGCATTGGCAAGGCCTCACCGATCTGACCTACCGGGATTACACCCCCATCGCACAGATCAACTACGACTACGCGGGCGTTCAGGTCGCCACCGACGGCCCCTTCGAGGACCTCGAAGACCTGGTACAAACCGTGGGCGAACAGCCCAAGGGCACTTATAACGCATCCGGCACCGGCCAGGGCGGCGTCTGGCACCTGGCGTTCGCCGGCTTCTTGATGGATCAAGGCATGGAACCCGATCGGGTCACCTGGATTCCCAGCCAAGGCGCGGCGCCTGCCATGACCGAACTTGCCGCCGGTGGCATCGACATCGTGCCAAGCTCGGTACCCGAAGGGCGTTCGATGATCGAATCCGGGCGTGCCGCCAGCCTGGGGATCATGGCGCCCGAACGCCTCGACAGCTTCCCCGACGTGCCCACGATCCAGGAGGCCATCGGCAGCGACTACCAGATCGGTGAATGGCGCGGCATCGCAGGCCCCAAAGGCATGGATCCCGAGATCGTCTCGACACTGGAAGACGCACTGGAAGCCGCCTACAACAGCGACACCTACCAAGGGTTCATGGCCAAGCAAGGCTTCGGTACCGAATGGCGCAATGCCGAGGACTTCGGCCAACTGATGGAGGACATGGACGAACGCTTCGGCAAGATCGTCGAACAAGTCGGTTTGGCCAAATAG